The following proteins are encoded in a genomic region of Desulfobotulus mexicanus:
- the radA gene encoding DNA repair protein RadA gives MVKKNQKSIFVCQSCGHRAPRWMGRCPECDAWDSFLEEREVLAAVRKGNEPQVYPMDSIPLDAENRTETGIAELDRVLGGGLVSGSLVLIGGDPGIGKSTLMLQTLAGLAEQGREVLYVSGEESIRQIRLRSQRLGAVKPGILVAAETDVERVLHLAEAGKPDVLVIDSIQTMFSPDLSSAPGSVSQVREATLKLMLFAKKSGIPTLLVGHVTKDGAIAGPRLLEHMVDTVLYFEGDRNHVFRILRAVKNRFGSTNEIGVFEMQDVGLREVGNPSAVFLAERPEAAAGSVVTTSMEGSRPILVELQALVTGAGGGSPRRTIAGLDSNRVALLAAVLEKKVGLNLAGHDIFMNVAGGVRVDEPAVDMGVVAALASSFLDRPVDGKTVVLGEVGLTGEVRAVSHLETRMGEALKMGFSRCLVPVSSARRLQAPEGMVLEGVKTVEEAMERLF, from the coding sequence ATGGTGAAGAAAAATCAGAAGAGTATTTTTGTCTGCCAGTCCTGCGGACACAGGGCTCCGAGGTGGATGGGGCGTTGCCCTGAATGTGATGCCTGGGACAGTTTTCTGGAGGAGCGGGAGGTTCTGGCAGCGGTGCGCAAGGGCAATGAACCTCAGGTCTATCCCATGGACAGCATCCCTCTGGATGCGGAAAATCGTACGGAAACAGGTATCGCTGAGCTGGACCGGGTGCTGGGAGGAGGGCTTGTTTCCGGAAGCCTTGTGCTCATCGGCGGAGATCCGGGTATAGGAAAGTCAACCCTCATGCTGCAGACCCTTGCGGGGCTTGCGGAACAGGGCAGGGAGGTTCTTTATGTTTCCGGTGAAGAGTCCATCCGGCAGATCCGTCTGCGTTCCCAGCGCCTGGGGGCTGTGAAGCCGGGGATTCTTGTGGCTGCGGAAACGGATGTGGAAAGGGTTCTGCATCTGGCGGAAGCAGGTAAACCCGATGTGCTGGTCATAGACTCCATCCAGACCATGTTCAGCCCAGACCTGTCTTCGGCACCAGGCAGCGTTTCTCAGGTCAGGGAAGCAACCCTTAAACTTATGCTTTTTGCAAAAAAAAGTGGGATTCCCACCCTGTTGGTGGGTCATGTCACCAAGGATGGTGCCATTGCCGGGCCCCGCCTGCTGGAACATATGGTGGATACTGTGCTGTATTTTGAAGGGGATCGCAATCATGTGTTCCGCATACTCAGGGCAGTTAAAAACCGATTCGGGTCCACCAATGAAATCGGGGTTTTTGAAATGCAGGATGTGGGGCTGCGGGAAGTGGGCAATCCTTCGGCGGTTTTTCTTGCGGAAAGACCGGAAGCTGCCGCCGGTTCCGTGGTCACAACCAGCATGGAAGGCTCAAGACCCATTCTGGTGGAGCTGCAGGCACTGGTGACTGGTGCTGGAGGTGGTTCCCCCCGCCGTACCATTGCAGGCCTTGACAGTAATCGGGTGGCGCTGCTGGCAGCGGTGCTTGAAAAAAAAGTGGGTCTGAATCTTGCCGGACATGATATTTTTATGAATGTGGCAGGTGGGGTAAGGGTGGATGAGCCTGCTGTGGATATGGGTGTGGTGGCGGCTTTAGCATCGAGTTTTCTGGACAGGCCAGTGGACGGAAAAACCGTGGTTCTGGGGGAGGTGGGGCTTACCGGTGAGGTGAGGGCCGTGAGTCATCTGGAGACCCGCATGGGTGAAGCTTTGAAGATGGGTTTTTCCCGCTGTCTGGTTCCGGTCTCTTCTGCCCGGCGTTTGCAGGCACCTGAGGGTATGGTGCTGGAAGGGGTAAAGACGGTGGAAGAGGCCATGGAAAGGCTGTTTTGA
- a CDS encoding transposase, with the protein MTQGILPFKYEEEKRGVGLTALGGLPLYLDLIHAMGLRDSIEKHMKIGANKKQGFTDSEVIISLMMLNLAGGESVEDMRILEEDEGFRCILEKMQNHGVPRSERRRLKTRWRKERKRVTPSPASIHRYLSEFANTYKSRMGESKIPETSSNLRDLILINKDIIAFIQKQCEKKIATLDMDATLIETLKAEALYCYKGFKAYQPFNVFWAEHKLLLYSEFRDGNVSAGFQQDRVLKDALRLLPDSVETVRIRSDTAGYQHDFLAYCDDGKNSRFGRIEFAVG; encoded by the coding sequence ATGACACAAGGCATCCTTCCATTCAAGTACGAAGAAGAAAAAAGAGGCGTAGGATTAACAGCACTGGGAGGTCTTCCGCTTTATCTGGATCTGATACATGCCATGGGTCTGCGGGATTCTATTGAAAAACATATGAAGATCGGAGCCAATAAAAAGCAGGGTTTTACAGACAGCGAAGTGATTATTTCACTTATGATGCTGAATCTTGCTGGTGGTGAAAGCGTCGAAGATATGAGAATCCTGGAAGAGGATGAGGGATTTCGGTGTATTTTAGAAAAAATGCAGAATCACGGGGTGCCCCGCTCAGAACGCCGACGTTTAAAGACTCGCTGGCGTAAAGAACGGAAAAGAGTAACGCCATCTCCAGCAAGTATACACAGATATTTATCTGAATTTGCAAATACTTATAAGTCTCGTATGGGGGAATCGAAAATACCGGAAACAAGCTCTAATTTGAGAGACCTGATCCTGATAAACAAAGATATCATTGCCTTTATTCAAAAGCAGTGCGAGAAAAAAATAGCCACTTTGGATATGGATGCCACTTTAATTGAAACGCTTAAGGCTGAAGCTCTTTACTGTTACAAGGGGTTTAAGGCTTACCAGCCTTTCAATGTATTTTGGGCTGAACATAAGCTTTTACTTTATTCTGAGTTCCGTGATGGCAATGTTTCTGCAGGTTTTCAACAGGATAGGGTTCTCAAAGATGCCTTAAGGCTTCTGCCAGATAGTGTGGAAACAGTTCGCATCCGATCGGATACAGCAGGTTATCAGCATGATTTTCTGGCATATTGCGATGATGGCAAAAACTCAAGGTTTGGCCGAATTGAGTTTGCAGTTGGC
- a CDS encoding histidinol-phosphatase yields MLDYHVHTPLCKHATGRPAAMVQAAFDAGLKEIAFLDHLTLPPLPTNHSMAAKDIPFYLNCIRELAVAWEGKIRVLAGLEIDYHLESLEEILRITQSYDLDMVAGSVHFVQGYNIASRSRRNSWSHLPPLPLFHTYIDAMEAMVEADFCDIICHLDLMDKFAPSLSPEERKETDNRMEKLLDAVSQKKLVVEINGSGLDQPMGRPYPSDFLLSACKARNIPVTLASDAHSPDSVGKHAETLLGHIRAAGYNSVTGFYRREPRTMSIT; encoded by the coding sequence ATGCTTGACTACCATGTCCATACCCCCCTGTGCAAGCACGCCACGGGCAGGCCTGCTGCCATGGTTCAGGCCGCCTTTGATGCAGGACTAAAAGAAATCGCCTTTCTCGATCACCTGACCCTGCCCCCACTGCCCACGAACCACAGCATGGCTGCCAAAGATATACCCTTTTATCTGAACTGCATCCGGGAACTGGCCGTTGCATGGGAGGGGAAAATCCGGGTGCTGGCCGGTCTTGAGATTGATTATCATCTGGAAAGCCTTGAAGAAATACTCCGTATTACCCAAAGCTATGATCTGGACATGGTGGCAGGTTCCGTTCACTTTGTTCAGGGATACAACATTGCCAGCCGAAGCCGGAGGAACTCATGGTCCCACCTGCCCCCTCTGCCCCTCTTCCATACCTATATCGATGCCATGGAAGCCATGGTGGAGGCGGATTTCTGCGATATTATCTGCCATCTTGATCTTATGGACAAATTCGCTCCGTCCCTGAGTCCTGAGGAGAGAAAAGAAACGGACAACCGGATGGAAAAACTGCTGGATGCCGTATCCCAAAAAAAACTTGTGGTGGAAATCAACGGCTCAGGCCTGGATCAGCCCATGGGAAGGCCCTATCCTTCGGACTTTCTACTGAGTGCCTGCAAAGCAAGAAATATCCCCGTCACCCTGGCCTCGGATGCCCACAGCCCTGATTCAGTGGGAAAGCATGCGGAAACACTCTTAGGCCATATCCGTGCCGCAGGATACAACAGCGTCACAGGCTTCTACAGACGCGAACCCCGGACAATGTCCATAACGTAA